A window of Pseudomonas mucidolens contains these coding sequences:
- a CDS encoding LysR family transcriptional regulator, translating into MFDPVLLRSFIAVVECANFTRAAERLHLTQSTVSQQIRRLEDTVGCQLLDRDQRRVVATAEGERLLAYARRILTLNEEAADVLINQRSDGVLRLGVPEDFAAERLMPLLSAFVVAYPRVRLEVTSGLGPELLRQYRAGEFDVLLVKQMGSSDDCLASWPEPLCWVDSRRSPALGRDPLPLVAFPVGGLYRNEMLHHLEVGGWRWRIGYSSASLASVCSAVAAGLGISLLPERVVLPGHTVLGADSGLPAVQGVRLALYGRSGPGTAGQTLQQQLRDLCDANPR; encoded by the coding sequence ATGTTCGATCCTGTGTTGTTGCGCAGTTTCATCGCCGTGGTCGAGTGCGCCAACTTCACTCGCGCCGCCGAGCGCCTGCACCTGACCCAATCCACCGTCAGCCAGCAGATTCGCCGCCTGGAAGACACTGTGGGTTGCCAGCTGCTGGACCGCGATCAGCGGCGGGTCGTGGCGACCGCCGAGGGCGAGCGCTTGCTGGCCTATGCCCGCAGGATCCTGACGTTGAACGAGGAGGCCGCCGACGTGCTGATCAACCAGCGCAGCGACGGCGTGCTGCGCCTTGGCGTGCCGGAGGACTTTGCCGCCGAACGCTTGATGCCGTTGCTTTCGGCATTTGTCGTGGCCTATCCACGGGTACGCCTGGAAGTCACCAGCGGCCTGGGGCCGGAGTTGCTGCGCCAATACCGCGCGGGTGAATTCGATGTGTTGCTGGTCAAGCAGATGGGCAGCAGCGACGACTGTCTGGCGTCATGGCCGGAGCCGTTGTGCTGGGTCGATAGTCGCCGCTCGCCGGCCCTGGGGCGTGACCCATTGCCGTTGGTGGCGTTTCCGGTGGGTGGCTTGTACCGCAATGAAATGCTCCACCACCTTGAGGTCGGTGGCTGGCGCTGGCGCATCGGCTATTCCAGCGCGAGCCTCGCGAGCGTGTGCTCGGCGGTCGCGGCCGGGCTCGGTATCAGCCTGTTGCCGGAGCGAGTGGTGCTGCCCGGGCATACCGTGCTGGGAGCGGATAGCGGACTGCCGGCGGTGCAAGGCGTGCGACTGGCGTTGTACGGACGCAGTGGTCCGGGCACGGCGGGGCAGACGTTGCAGCAGCAGTTGCGGGACTTATGTGACGCCAACCCGCGCTGA
- a CDS encoding CynX/NimT family MFS transporter: MTLNNSLASRLAGWGLLVALGLNLRPILSSISPLLGEIRQATGLGFQSSALLTSLPVVCMGLVALVGIRVEAQLGERRGIALGLMMILLACLARWLLDQAPALLITALFGGAGVALVQALVPGMIKRQFHHRVPLAMGVYSASLMGGGGLAALLSPLVASHFQHWQAGLGIWLLPALGALLLWAWLPLGAAKRHQPTAPFQGLRNRRAWLLALYFGLVNCGYMSMVAWLPAYYQQLGWEVLPSGSLLAFMTIFQVCAALLMPALAQRGIDRRPLLTISLLAQTVGYLGLWLAPLQQPHLWVALIGFGLGACFALSLLLTLDHRRDPREAGQLAAFVQGVGFLINAVSPWMTGWLRELTGSFTSAWLVLTFSVLAMLVVTRVFSPATYRSLAVPG, from the coding sequence ATGACATTGAATAACTCATTGGCCAGCAGGCTCGCCGGCTGGGGCCTCCTAGTAGCACTGGGCCTCAACCTGCGGCCCATCCTCAGTTCCATCAGCCCGTTGCTGGGAGAAATTCGCCAAGCCACCGGCCTGGGTTTCCAGAGCAGCGCGTTGCTCACCAGCCTGCCGGTGGTGTGCATGGGCCTGGTGGCGCTGGTCGGCATTCGGGTGGAAGCACAGTTGGGCGAAAGGCGTGGGATTGCCTTGGGCCTAATGATGATTCTGCTGGCGTGCCTGGCGCGCTGGCTGCTGGATCAGGCACCGGCGCTGCTGATCACGGCATTGTTCGGCGGCGCCGGCGTGGCGTTGGTCCAGGCGCTGGTGCCGGGCATGATCAAGCGCCAGTTCCATCACCGGGTACCGCTGGCGATGGGGGTCTACTCCGCGTCGTTGATGGGTGGCGGTGGCTTGGCGGCGCTGCTCAGTCCGCTGGTCGCCAGCCACTTTCAGCATTGGCAGGCCGGGCTCGGTATCTGGTTGCTGCCAGCGCTCGGCGCGTTGCTGCTGTGGGCGTGGCTACCATTGGGCGCGGCGAAACGTCATCAGCCAACGGCCCCCTTCCAAGGCCTGCGCAACCGCCGTGCGTGGTTGCTGGCGCTGTATTTCGGCTTGGTCAATTGCGGTTACATGAGCATGGTGGCGTGGCTGCCGGCTTACTACCAGCAACTGGGCTGGGAGGTGCTGCCCAGCGGTTCACTGTTGGCCTTCATGACGATTTTCCAGGTCTGCGCCGCGCTGCTGATGCCGGCGCTGGCCCAACGCGGTATCGACCGCCGCCCCTTGCTGACCATCAGCCTGCTGGCGCAGACCGTGGGCTATCTGGGCTTATGGCTGGCGCCGCTGCAACAACCCCATCTGTGGGTGGCGTTGATCGGTTTCGGCCTGGGCGCCTGTTTTGCCCTGAGCCTGCTGCTGACCCTCGACCACCGCCGCGACCCTCGTGAAGCCGGGCAACTGGCGGCGTTCGTGCAAGGCGTGGGCTTTTTGATTAACGCCGTCTCGCCCTGGATGACCGGCTGGCTACGGGAGTTGACTGGCAGCTTCACCAGCGCCTGGCTGGTGCTGACCTTCTCGGTGCTGGCAATGCTGGTGGTGACGCGGGTGTTCAGCCCCGCGACTTACCGCAGCCTCGCCGTCCCCGGCTAG
- a CDS encoding fatty acid desaturase, producing MDGTSASPRQMSAQQRAAHIREVVLAEGMRVRRRHPWLRHQDALGAGILAFALVGMLGSAALYITGHMAGWACLLLNAFLASLTHELEHDLIHSMYFRKQRLPHNLMMGLVWLARPSTINPWIRRHLHLNHHKVSGTEADIEERAITNGEPWGLARLLMVGDNIMSALIRILRAATWKHKLSILKRSLLVYAPLALLHWGAWYVFLGFHAANGAASLLGTPIDWSAGTLSTMHVIDITAVVIIGPNVLRTFCLHFVSSNMHYYGDVEPGNVIQQTQVLNPWWLWPLQAFCFNFGSTHGIHHFVVKEPFYIRQMTARVAHKVMAEMGVRFNDFGTFTRANRFERNANPSLDPIRPAQTLTR from the coding sequence ATGGACGGTACTTCTGCAAGTCCCCGGCAGATGAGCGCGCAACAGCGTGCGGCGCATATCCGTGAAGTAGTGCTGGCCGAAGGCATGCGTGTGCGCCGGCGCCACCCTTGGCTGCGGCATCAGGATGCGTTGGGCGCGGGCATCCTGGCCTTTGCCTTGGTGGGCATGCTCGGCTCGGCGGCGCTGTACATCACCGGGCATATGGCAGGCTGGGCGTGCCTGTTGCTTAACGCGTTCCTGGCGTCACTGACCCATGAACTGGAGCATGATCTGATCCACAGCATGTATTTTCGCAAGCAGCGCCTGCCCCACAACCTGATGATGGGCCTGGTCTGGCTGGCACGCCCGAGTACCATCAATCCGTGGATACGGCGCCACCTGCACCTGAATCACCACAAGGTCTCCGGCACCGAGGCCGACATTGAAGAACGCGCCATCACCAATGGCGAGCCCTGGGGGCTGGCCCGGTTGCTGATGGTCGGCGACAACATCATGTCGGCGCTGATCCGCATCCTGCGAGCTGCGACCTGGAAGCACAAACTGAGCATTCTCAAACGGTCGTTGCTGGTGTACGCACCGCTGGCACTCCTGCATTGGGGCGCCTGGTACGTGTTCCTCGGCTTTCACGCCGCCAACGGCGCCGCCAGCCTGCTGGGCACCCCGATTGACTGGTCGGCCGGCACCCTATCGACGATGCATGTGATCGATATTACCGCCGTGGTGATTATCGGCCCCAATGTGCTGCGCACGTTCTGCCTGCACTTTGTCAGCTCCAACATGCACTACTACGGCGATGTCGAGCCGGGCAACGTGATCCAACAAACCCAGGTCCTCAACCCTTGGTGGCTCTGGCCGTTGCAGGCGTTCTGCTTCAACTTCGGCAGCACCCATGGCATTCACCACTTCGTGGTCAAGGAACCGTTCTACATTCGGCAGATGACGGCGAGGGTGGCGCATAAGGTGATGGCGGAGATGGGCGTACGCTTCAATGATTTCGGCACGTTTACCCGGGCCAATCGTTTTGAACGCAACGCGAACCCATCCCTGGACCCCATCCGCCCGGCGCAAACACTGACGCGCTGA